GGAAAATAGCAAAATTATCATCACTTAATGAGCCTTGCATGTTCTTTTAAAATACAAAGATCAGAGAAGACCTTTAGTCCAGCTTTTCGAGCCTTTTCTTCAGCTTGCGGGTGCGTAACACCTTCTTGCAGCCATAATACTTTGGCACCAACTGCTATAGCCTCATCAACAATTTGTGGCACAGCTTCACTTTTACGAAACACATCAACGATTTCAACAGGCCCTGGCACTGATGCAAGATTATCTACAGCCTTCACACCCAAAATGATTTCTCCCCCAGGCCTCACAGGAGTTATTTGGTAACCTTGATTTTGCATGTATCGACTTACACCAAAACTTGGCCTCTCAGGTTCAGGGCTCAAACCCACGACTGCAATCTTTTTATAAAGCGTAAGTGCTTCTTTCATTTCAAAGTCGATGTCTTCGTAATTAGTTATCATTTTTAAGTCTCCTTCATATTGTCACAAACTTTATAGCTATCTCAGAGGCTACGCTCACCACAAATATTTTTTAAAAAGTAGGCTCTAAGCTTAGAGCCCTTTAAACCAAGACCTAGACTATGCATGAGTTTTACGACCGCAGCCTCACGAGTCATATCACCTGCACTAATAGCACCTGCTTTTTTTGCTTTAACACCACAATCGTAAAGATCTAAATTTACACGCCCATGTGGGCATTGAGAAACAATCACAACAGGCTTTCCAAGTTGCTGTGCGCGTCTGATCATTGCAAGTACAGAATCGTCAATACTTGGAACATTACCTGAACCGAACGCCTCAAGCACTATACCTTCACAAGCCTTGTTATTAATTGTACTTAAAAGAATTTCACTGGAGATACCTGGAAATATTTTAAAACAAAAAACTTTTTCGTTAAAATTTGTCTGCCACAAAGGTTTTCCTGGTTTAACAATTTCTTTTGCTGAAAAATTCTGCCAATTCGACTCAACTTCAACTCCAATTTGCGCAAGTCGGGGGAAGTTAAAGCTTTCAAAAGCAATGTAGTCTGTTGCTGAAAATTTCGTAGATCTATTTGCACGCAAGAGTTGATTTCCAAAACACAGAGTTACTTCTTTTGGCCCTCGACAAGCCATCTCAACAGAATTAATTAGATTATCTCTCGCATCAGTACGAATCACACTCAATGGCCTTTGACTACCAGTGAGCACAATAGGTTTATCGATTTGACCTAAAGCAAAGCTAAAAGCAGAGCCTGTATAGGCCATGGAGTCAGTACCGTGGGTAAATATAAAGCCATCATATTTTTTATAATGAAACCGAAGTGTTTTGAGCCATTTGATCCAGTGAGTGGGAGTAACGTTACTTGAATCAAGATCATCTAATACTTCAACTTGTATTTTTGCGATTTTTTTAAGCTCAGGCACGAGTTCTAGAAAATGTTGAGCATTTTTTGTTAATACTAATGCTCCTTTTTTATCTTTTTGCGGAACCATACCAATTGTTCCACCTGTGTGGAGTATTAAAATGTTTTTCATAAAATGAGCTTTCTTAATTCGTTTTGAGAATAAATGTAATCCGCATAAACCATTGTGTTTGTAATATTGCGATGACCTAATGCGAGTTGAACAAGCCTCAAATCTTTTGTTTTTTTAAATAGTCGAATAGCAAATGTATGTCTAAGGGCATGAAGTTTTTTATGTACTGGGCGGTACATGACCCAAATATCGCGAAATCGATTGTAAGTTACATCAAAAATTTTTTCACCCGGTACAGTATTGGCAAATTTCAAAAGTCTTTCAAAAAGCCCCCGCGGTAATGGAATTTCTCTATCTGAGCTACCTTTAAGACCGCGAATAAGCACCGTCTCTTCAAATGAGTTAAGATCTTGTTTTGTGATATTAAGAATCTCTTGTGCTCGGGCACCCGTTTTGAGAGCCAATTCGATGAGTAATACATTACGCCCATCTTGGTCTGCAAAGCGCTTTAAAGTGTCTTCTAAAGACTGTGCTTCTGGTTCAAGTAGATACTTCGTCTTATTTAGGGAATACCGTTGTCCCCGAACTTGTGCCACCCCAAAGACCTCCTCGCTTAATTAAGCTAACGGGAATTAAGCCAACACACAAGAACGGCCTCAATTTAAAAATGTTGCAGTTTCCCAATTTTTCATGTGAAACTTTTGATGACATGACAATACACCAACCACCAGATAGTCATTCGAAGTCAAAGCCAGACGAA
This genomic stretch from Oligoflexia bacterium harbors:
- a CDS encoding asparaginase, whose protein sequence is MKNILILHTGGTIGMVPQKDKKGALVLTKNAQHFLELVPELKKIAKIQVEVLDDLDSSNVTPTHWIKWLKTLRFHYKKYDGFIFTHGTDSMAYTGSAFSFALGQIDKPIVLTGSQRPLSVIRTDARDNLINSVEMACRGPKEVTLCFGNQLLRANRSTKFSATDYIAFESFNFPRLAQIGVEVESNWQNFSAKEIVKPGKPLWQTNFNEKVFCFKIFPGISSEILLSTINNKACEGIVLEAFGSGNVPSIDDSVLAMIRRAQQLGKPVVIVSQCPHGRVNLDLYDCGVKAKKAGAISAGDMTREAAVVKLMHSLGLGLKGSKLRAYFLKNICGERSL
- a CDS encoding tyrosine-type recombinase/integrase, yielding MAQVRGQRYSLNKTKYLLEPEAQSLEDTLKRFADQDGRNVLLIELALKTGARAQEILNITKQDLNSFEETVLIRGLKGSSDREIPLPRGLFERLLKFANTVPGEKIFDVTYNRFRDIWVMYRPVHKKLHALRHTFAIRLFKKTKDLRLVQLALGHRNITNTMVYADYIYSQNELRKLIL
- a CDS encoding CoA-binding protein; amino-acid sequence: MITNYEDIDFEMKEALTLYKKIAVVGLSPEPERPSFGVSRYMQNQGYQITPVRPGGEIILGVKAVDNLASVPGPVEIVDVFRKSEAVPQIVDEAIAVGAKVLWLQEGVTHPQAEEKARKAGLKVFSDLCILKEHARLIK